GTGATGGCGAGGACGGTTTTGTGCCCGTTGGGCGTCGGCGGTGTGCCGGTCCTTGAGTCGTCGTGGTCAGCGGCCGCGGAGGGCGGCTTTGCGGCCTTCGTATTCCTCGCGGTTGATCTCGCCCCGCGCGAAACGATCATCGAGGATCCCGAGCGCGCCACGGTCTTGGATGACACCGCCACTGCGGCTCTTGCCGCTACCGCGGAAGATCATGACGCCCGCGAAGATCACCAGGCCCCAGAAGAGCGCCATCACCACAACCATGACGACCCAGCCTCCTGTGCCCATGCCATTTCCGTACCAGCCCATCATTAGCGACACCCTTCTTTCAACTGCCTGAATTTCTTCCATCATGGCCC
This portion of the Dermatophilaceae bacterium Sec6.4 genome encodes:
- a CDS encoding SHOCT domain-containing protein, yielding MGTGGWVVMVVVMALFWGLVIFAGVMIFRGSGKSRSGGVIQDRGALGILDDRFARGEINREEYEGRKAALRGR